The Parcubacteria group bacterium genome contains the following window.
GTCTTATGCGCTCTCTGGTAACGCCTTGATTGTGGCCGATAGCCTCGAGAGTTTGGTAAGCTTCTGATTTAAGTCCGAAACGTTTTTCAATTACCGCTTTCACACGGGGATTTAAAACCTTTATTATTTCATCCAAACTATTTTTTAAATTTGGGCTGCGCATGTTGTATTCTATTATATTAATAATCTTACAATACGCCAATATTGTAAAGTTGTCAACTACAAACTCCGTTTTTTTCTTAAAAAATCATACCAGGTTACAAGTATCGGCGAGGCTATAAAAATGGAAGAGTAGGTTCCGGAAAAAATACCGACTATTAAAGCCAATACGAAATATTTAAGGGTTTCTCCTCCCCAAATGAATAACGCGAAGAGAGTCAAAATAACGGTGAACGAAGTGCTAATGGAGCGCACCAATGTTTCGTTGACGCTTTGATTGACAACGGTTGGAAAATCTAAGTGTTCGTATCGTTTAATATTTTCCCTAATACGGTCAAAGACCACAATAGTATCATGAACCGAAAAGCCCAAAACCACAAGAAGAGCGACGATAAAATTAGTTCCGACTTCAATTCCATAAAAACGTCCAAGATAAGCAAATAGCCCGATTGGTATTATAAGGTCATGAAAAAGCGCAACTAAAGTGGCTAATCCGTAGCGCCAAGAGCTTACCGGTTTAGAAACTTTTCGAAATGTCCACGCGATATACAGAGAAATCAAAATAAGAACCATTACAATCGCTCTTAATGATTTTTTCTGGAGTTCGCTCCCGATAGTCGGGCCAATGGAGGAAAAACGGCTTTCTTCCATTATGATTTTGTTTTTTTCAGCTTCTTCCGTTAGAAGCTTTATTGTTTTTTGATGTGTTTCTTCATCAATTTCGCCAAAACGAAAACTGACTCCGTCTGAACCTAATGGTGAAATTCGCAGATCAGTTAATTTTAAAGGTTTTAATAAGTCATAAAACTGGTTCAGTTTGGGGCGATTACTTTCAGGATAGTTGATCTCAAGAATTGAACCGCCTTTAAAATCAATACCGAACTCTAATCCCCATAGAATTACAGCGATAATGCTGGCACTAATAAAAACTCCGGAAATTGTGTAATAAATTTTCTTTTTTGATACTATATTCAACATAATTATACTTGTTTTCTAATTCCCATAAACCGCGGCCATTTTTCAAGCGAACTTACCGGGAATAGTTTTAAAAGTGAACGCGTCACAAAAATAGCCGAAAACATACTTACAATTACGCCAATACCGAGCGTTAACGCGAATCCCTTCACAACGCTGGTTGTAAAGTAGTACAAAACTGCCGTTGTAATCAATGTTGAAATATTAGAGTCGCGAATTGAAGGCCATGCACGGGTAAAACCGCTATCAATGGCTAGGCCTAAATTTTTCCCGGCGCGCACCTCTTCCTTCATTCTTTCAAAAATAAGAATGTTGGCATCAACCGCCATGCCAATTGAAAGAATAAAACCGGCAACGCCCGCTAAGGTAAGGGTAACTGGTATTAATTTGAATATTGCCAAAACCAAAACGGCATAAATCAAAAGCGCTCCTATGGCAACTAAGCCGGGCAGTCGGTAATACAAAATCATAAATATTGCCACAGCGAGAAAACCAAGAAGGCCGGCTTTGACGCTTTTATCCAAAGAGTCTTGACCTAAACTGGCGCCGACCGAATCCTGCGAAATTAATTTAATCGGTACCGGCAGGGCGCCGGCATTGAGCCGTTCGGTCAATTGTTTTGCTTCGGCAAGAGTAAATTTGCCGGAAATAACCGCTGAACCGCCGGCAATAGCTTCTCTGACAACCGGTGCCGAAATTGGCAATCCGTCAAGATAAATTCCTATTTGCTTATTTACATTGCGAGCGGTCAATTCTTCAAATATTTTTGCCCCTTCGCTGTCGAATTGAACGCTTACCGTCGGTTGATAAGTTGTTTGGTCAAATTCTATTTTGGCGCCTTCAATATATTTGCCGTTTAAATTCGTCGGTTTAAAATAAGGGTCAACTGATAAAAATTCTTTATTTTCAGCTTTTTGTTCATTTAAAATCTTTTGAGTTTCCGAATCATCTCTTTGTTCTTTAAATTCCAGATACGGCGTTTCGCCTATAAGCTTAATTGCTTGGGAAATATCTTTAATACCGGCTAGTTCAACAATCAGACGCCATTCACTGGTCGCGCGTTCAACTTCAATGACCGGTTCGCTAACGCCATATAGATTAACCCGTCTTTCAATAACATCTCTTAAGCCGGACATAGCTGAACTCACCTCTTGTCCGGATACTCCCGAAACATCGGCAAGATAAACTAATCTGGTTCCGCCGGCTAAATCCAAACCAAGTTTAAACGGAAGTTGAACAAATTGTGGAATTTTAAAAGGTAGGGCGGCAGGATAAACAAAAAATGCCGCGGCAACAGCGACAACTAAAATAAAAAGAACGGTAAATCGTATTCTGTTTCTGATGTCCATTTTAAATAATTTTTCTGGAGAATATCCGGAAGTCATTTGTATTTGTATAAAACTTATAGTACATAAAGATGATAAAGTTTTTATGTCTTCATGTCAATCCTTCGATAATACTCTGGATTGATGGAGGGCAAAGTCGAATCCATTAATAATTTGTAAAATAAAAAAGACCTATCGATAATACGACGGGCCATTTTAATTAGAAAATTTTATCTAAGTGTTGAACGCTCCGTGACACGCTGTTGACTTCCATCGCGTGTGCCAAGTGATTCAACTA
Protein-coding sequences here:
- the secF gene encoding protein translocase subunit SecF, with translation MLNIVSKKKIYYTISGVFISASIIAVILWGLEFGIDFKGGSILEINYPESNRPKLNQFYDLLKPLKLTDLRISPLGSDGVSFRFGEIDEETHQKTIKLLTEEAEKNKIIMEESRFSSIGPTIGSELQKKSLRAIVMVLILISLYIAWTFRKVSKPVSSWRYGLATLVALFHDLIIPIGLFAYLGRFYGIEVGTNFIVALLVVLGFSVHDTIVVFDRIRENIKRYEHLDFPTVVNQSVNETLVRSISTSFTVILTLFALFIWGGETLKYFVLALIVGIFSGTYSSIFIASPILVTWYDFLRKKRSL
- the secD gene encoding protein translocase subunit SecD — its product is MDIRNRIRFTVLFILVVAVAAAFFVYPAALPFKIPQFVQLPFKLGLDLAGGTRLVYLADVSGVSGQEVSSAMSGLRDVIERRVNLYGVSEPVIEVERATSEWRLIVELAGIKDISQAIKLIGETPYLEFKEQRDDSETQKILNEQKAENKEFLSVDPYFKPTNLNGKYIEGAKIEFDQTTYQPTVSVQFDSEGAKIFEELTARNVNKQIGIYLDGLPISAPVVREAIAGGSAVISGKFTLAEAKQLTERLNAGALPVPIKLISQDSVGASLGQDSLDKSVKAGLLGFLAVAIFMILYYRLPGLVAIGALLIYAVLVLAIFKLIPVTLTLAGVAGFILSIGMAVDANILIFERMKEEVRAGKNLGLAIDSGFTRAWPSIRDSNISTLITTAVLYYFTTSVVKGFALTLGIGVIVSMFSAIFVTRSLLKLFPVSSLEKWPRFMGIRKQV